One Misgurnus anguillicaudatus chromosome 19, ASM2758022v2, whole genome shotgun sequence genomic region harbors:
- the LOC129422675 gene encoding LOW QUALITY PROTEIN: uncharacterized protein (The sequence of the model RefSeq protein was modified relative to this genomic sequence to represent the inferred CDS: inserted 2 bases in 1 codon; deleted 2 bases in 2 codons), with translation MLMLVKEELEKMTDPQPCRIYNEDTEEQIDMMEVNKESQGEVDEKHQNVKTKCNASQKETLRTEDKKCEKSFSKDGRPVDHKRTQNAKKPFTSTXCGKSFTKKSKFTIHMRVHTGEKPFMCKQCGMSFTQKSGVESHKRIHTGEKPYKCSQCEKSFSYKNVLKAHMRVHTGEKPYSCQQCGKSFTQQSSFDGHMRIHTGEKPYKCSQCEKSFRSGSYLKEHMRIHTGEKPFPCQHCEKRFPDARQLNRHMRVHTGEKPFECHQCGNFFRCYSNLNTHMRIHTGEKPFKCHHCEKSFTTSSNLNEHIRVHTGEKPFMCEQCEKCFSATNQLKRHMRVHTGEKAFPCSQCEKSFREEIHTHEIMLMLVKEELEKMTDPQPCRIQDEDTEEQIDMMEVNKESQGEVDEKHQNVKTKCNASQKETLFSKDGRPVDHKRTQNAKKSFTCQHCGKSFTKKSMFTIHMRVHTGEKPFMCKQCGMSFTQKSGVESHKRIHTGEKPYKCSQCDKSFTHKNAFKTHMRIHTGEKPYSCQQCGKSFTQQSSFDGHMRIHTGEKPYKCSQCDKSFTHKNAFKTHMRVHTGEKPYSCQQCGKSFTQQSGFDGHMRIHTGEKPYKCSQCEKSFSYKNVLKAHMRLHTGEKPYSCPHCGKCFIQQSGFDGHMRIHTGEKPYKCSQCKKSFRSGSYLKEHMKIHTGEKPFECHQCGNFFRCYSNLISHMRVHTGEKPFKCHHCEKCFTTGGNLNAHIRVHTGEKPFMCQQCEKCFSATNQLKRHMRVHTGEKAFLCSQCEKSFREESTLKIKQNHLHLGWPGDMMEVNKSSQAEMNEPNEKHQNVKTNAKQLNRHMRVHTESSFMFQQCGKKFTSEDDLKKHEKIHTGEKPLTCQHCGKSFTKKYRFTIHMRIHTGEKPFKCSQCVKSFRSESYLREHMKIHTGEKPYKCSECEKSFSYKNGLKKHMRIHTGEKPYLCQHCGKSFAQQSGFDGHMRIHTGEKPYTCKQCGKSFTQKNTLTKHMRIHTGEKPYTCKQCGKSFAQQSSFDGHMRIHTGEKPYKCSQCEKSFRSGSHFKEHMKIHTGEKPYSCQQCGRSFAQQSSVESHMRIHTGEKPYKCSQCEKSFSYKNVLKAHMRIHTGEKPYMCQHCGKSFAQQSGFNGHMRIHTGEKPYKCSQCEKSFRSGSYLKEHMRIHTEEKPFPCQHCEKSFPDARQLNRHVRVHTGEKPFECHKCGKFFRCYSNLKRHMRVHTGEKPFECHQCGTFFRCCSNLISHMRIHTGEKPFMCQQCGKSFTGKISLDSHMRIHTGERPFPCHHCEKSFSCKSHLTRHVRIHTGEKPYKCHHCEKNFTTSSNLNAHTKTHTGEKPFMCEQCEKMFSQISQFKRHMRVHTGEKRIPVPT, from the exons atgttgatgctggtgaaagaggagcttgagaagatgacagaTCCACAACCATGCAGAATATACAATGAAGAtactgaggaacaaatag ATATGATGGAAGTGAATAAGGAGAGTCAAGGTGAAGTAGATGAGAAACATCagaatgtaaaaacaaaatgtaatgcttcacagaaagaaactctAAGAACAGAAGacaaaaaatgtgaaaagagttttagTAAAGATGGACGCCCTGTGGATCACAAGAGGACTCAAAATGCAAAGAAACCATTCACGTCAAc ctgtgggaagagtttcacCAAAAAATCTAAGTTTACAATCCAcatgagagttcacactggagagaaaccatttatgtgtaaacaGTGTGGGATGAGTTTTACTCAAAAATCAGGTGTTGAGAGCCACAAGAggattcacaccggagagaaaccttacaaatgcaGTCAGTGTGAGAAAAGTTTTTCCTATAAAAACGTCCTTAAAGCACACATGAGagttcacaccggagagaaaccttactCGTGTCAACAGTGTGGTAAAAGTTTCACTCAACAATCAAGTTTTGATGGCcacatgaggattcacaccggagagaaaccttacaaatgcagtcagtgtgaaaagagttttcgCTCTGGAAGTTATCTGAAGGAacacatgaggattcacactggagagaaaccttttcCATGCCAGCATTGTGAAAAGAGATTTCCAGATGCAAGACAACTTAACAGACACATGAGAGTTCACACCGGAGAAAAACCTTTTGAATGTCATCAATGTGGAAATTTTTTCAGATGTTATAGTAACCTTAATacacacatgagaattcacactggagagaaaccattcaAGTGCCATCACTGCgagaagagttttacaaccagTAGTAACCTTAATGAACACATAAGAGTTCATACCGGAGAGAAACCATTCATGTGtgaacagtgtgaaaagtgttttTCAGCAACAAACCAACTTAAAAGACAcatgagagttcacactggagagaaa gCATTCccgtgcagtcagtgtgaaaagagtttcagagAGGAAA TTCACACCCATGAA ataatgttgatgctggtgaaagaggagcttgagaagatgacagatccacaaccatgcagaatacaggatgaagatactgaggaacaaatag ATATGATGGAAGTGAATAAGGAGAGTCAAGGTGAAGTAGATGAGAAACATCagaatgtaaaaacaaaatgtaatgcttcacagaaagaaactctTTTTAGTAAAGATGGACGCCCTGTGGATCACAAGAGGACTCAAAATGCAAAGAAATCATTCACATGTCAAcactgtgggaagagtttcaccaaaaaatcaatgtttacAATCCAcatgagagttcacactggagagaaaccatttatgtgtaaacaGTGTGGGATGAGTTTTACTCAAAAATCAGGTGTTGAGAGCCACAAGAGGATTCAtaccggagagaaaccttacaaatgcaGTCAGTGTGACAAGAGTTTTACCCATAAAAACGCCTTTAAAACacacatgaggattcacactggagagaaaccttactcGTGTCAACAGTGTGGTAAAAGTTTCACTCAACAATCAAGTTTTGATGgccacatgagaattcacaccggagagaaaccttacaaatgcaGTCAGTGTGACAAGAGTTTTACCCATAAAAACGCCTTTAAAACACAcatgagagttcacactggagagaaaccttactcGTGTCAACAGTGTGGTAAAAGTTTCACTCAACAATCCGGTTTTGATGGCcacatgaggattcacaccggagagaaaccttacaaatgcaGTCAGTGTGAGAAAAGTTTTTCCTATAAAAACGTCCTTAAAGCACACATGagacttcacactggagagaaaccttactcATGTCCACACTgtggaaaatgttttatacaacaATCAGGTTTTGATGgccacatgagaattcacaccggagagaaaccttacaaatgcaGTCAGTGTAAAAAGAGTTTTCGCTCTGGAAGTTATCTGAAGGAACACATGAagattcacaccggagagaaaccttttGAATGTCATCAATGTGGAAATTTTTTCAGATGTTATAGTAACCTTATTTCACAcatgagagttcacactggagagaaaccattcaAGTGCCATCACTGTGAGAAGTGTTTTACCACTGGTGGTAACCTTAATGCACACATAAGAGTTCATACCGGAGAGAAACCATTCATGTGTcaacagtgtgaaaagtgttttTCAGCAACAAACCAACTTAAAAGACAcatgagagttcacactggagagaaa gcATTCctgtgcagtcagtgtgaaaagagtttcagagAGGAAAGTACACTTAAGATA AAACAAAATCACCTACATCTTGGATGGCCTGGGGATA TGATGGAAGTGAATAAGAGCAGTCAAGCTGAAATGAATGAACCGAATGAGAAACATCagaatgtaaaaacaaatgcaaaacaACTTAACAGACACATGAGAGTTCACACCGAGAGTTCATTTATGTTTCAACAGTGTGGAAAAAAATTCACAAGTGAAGACGATCTTAAGAAACACGAgaaaattcacactggagagaaaccattgaCATGTCAAcactgtgggaagagtttcacCAAAAAATACAGGTTTACAAtccacatgagaattcacactggagagaaaccattcaAATGCAGTCAGTGTGTAAAGAGTTTTCGCTCTGAAAGTTATCTGAGGGAACACATGaagattcacactggagagaaaccttacaaatgcaGTGAGTGTGAGAAAAGTTTTTCCTATAAAAACGgcttaaaaaaacacatgaggattcacactggagagaaaccttacttGTGTCAACACTGTGGAAAAAGTTTCGCCCAACAATCAGGTTTTGATGGCcacatgaggattcacaccggagagaaaccttacacgtgtaaacagtgtggaaagagttttacccAAAAAAACACCCTTACAAAacacatgaggattcacaccggagagaaaccttacacgtgtaaacagtgtggaaagagtttcgcCCAACAATCAAGTTTTGATGgccacatgagaattcacactggagagaaaccttacaaatgcagtcagtgtgaaaagagttttcgCTCTGGAAGTCACTTTAAGGAACACATGaagattcacactggagagaaaccttactcgtgtcaacagtgtggaaggAGTTTTGCTCAACAATCAAGTGTTGAGAGCcacatgaggattcacactggagagaaaccttacaaatgcaGTCAGTGTGAGAAAAGTTTTTCCTATAAAAACGTCCTTAAAGCacacatgaggattcacactggagagaaaccttacatgTGTCAACACTGTGGAAAAAGTTTCGCCCAACAATCAGGTTTTAATGGCcacatgaggattcacaccggagagaaaccttacaaatgcaGTCAGTGTGAGAAAAGTTTTCGCTCTGGAAGTTATCTGAAGGAacacatgaggattcacactgAAGAGAAACCTTTTCCATGCCAGCATTGTGAAAAGAGTTTTCCAGATGCAAGACAACTTAACAGACACGTGAGAGTTCACACCGGAGAAAAACCTTTTGAATGTCATAAATGTGGAAAATTTTTCAGATGTTATAGTAACCTTAAAAGACACATGAGAGTTCACACCGGAGAAAAACCTTTTGAATGTCATCAATGTGGAACTTTTTTCAGATGTTGTAGTAACCTTATTTcacacatgagaattcacactggagagaaaccgttcatgtgtcaacagtgtggaaagagttttactgGAAAAATAAGCCTTGACAGCcacatgaggattcacactggagagagacCATTCCCATGTCATCATTGTGAAAAGAGTTTTTCGTGTAAGAGTCATCTTACGAGACAtgtgagaattcacactggagagaaaccgtaCAAGTGCCATCACTGCGAGAAGAATTTTACAACCAGTAGTAACCTTAATGCACACACAAAAACTCACACCGGAGAAAAACCATTCATGTGTGAACAGTGTGAAAAGATGTTTTCACAAATAAGCCAATTTAAAAGACAcatgagagttcacactggagagaaacgcATTCCTGtgccaacctga